A stretch of the Taeniopygia guttata chromosome 3, bTaeGut7.mat, whole genome shotgun sequence genome encodes the following:
- the NEIL2 gene encoding endonuclease 8-like 2, producing METPPPPRSYLPSWTLPQQLKEENKKNVLCISELQLPFKSRAECDKDLLIPLQLLEMPEGPSVRKFQLLTSPFVGQVVAKVGGSSRKLSVNDLNALRLQDSQVHGKNLYLVFVAAEGPVGPTAQGEAACGAHCPAQDGAPHPHSQDEELQEAQHSKSEAPEAAEGRGTWLRIHFGMFGSVRANEFSRASRANKRGDWKDPVPRLVLHFESGGFLVFYNCRMLWCSSPRADPASDILSVEFHRGRALRALCAPDPVCYTLLNQRYFSGLGNIIKNEILYLARIHPLTPGSLLARSDLERLLDCAVQFSSEWLHNKLRGHGLHPQVYQKEQCPQGHPLMKGTFGPSGGFKRLTWWCPQCQPAVLPGDGDPSPVTE from the exons ATGGAAACTCCTCCACCACCCAGGTCCTATTTACCTTCATGGACTTTGCCACAGCAACTTAAGGAGGAAAATAAGAAGAATGTTTTGTGTATTTCTGAGTTGCAGCTTCCCTTCAAGTCTAGGGCAGAGTGTGACAAGGACCTGCTAATCCCTCTGCAACTGCTGGAGATGCCAGAGGGCCCATCAGTGAGGAAGTTCCAGCTGCTGACCTCCCCTTTTGTGGGCCAAGTGGTGGCCAAGGTGGGGGGAAGCAGCCGGAAGCTCAGTGTGAATGACCTGAATGCCCTGAGGCTCCAGGACTCCCAG GTTCATGGGAAGAACTTGTACCTGGTATTTGTGGCAGCTGAAGGTCCCGTTGGACCAACTGCACAAGGAGAGGCTGCTTGTGGGGCACACTGTCCTGCCCAGGATGGTGCTCCacatccccactcccaggatGAGGAGCTACAGGAAGCCCAGCACTCAAAATCTgaagccccagaggcagcagagggTCGGGGCACTTGGCTGCGCATCCACTTTGGCATGTTCGGCAGCGTCCGAGCAAACGAGTTCTCGAGGGCAAGCAGAGCAAATAAAAGGGGGGACTGGAAGGATCCTGTGCCCAG GCTGGTTCTGCACTTTGAGAGTGGAGGCTTCCTTGTTTTCTACAACTGCCGGATGCTCTGGTGCTCCTCTCCAAGGGCTGATCCTGCTTCTGACATCCTGTCTGTGGAATTCCACCGTGGCCGGGCGCTGCGTGCCCTCTGTGCACCCGATCCCGTCTGCTACACCCTCCTAAACCAAAGATATTTTTCAGGGCTGG GGAACATCATTAAGAACGAGATCCTGTACCTGGCCAGGATCCACCCGCTAACACCAGGCTCCCTCTTGGCTCGCTCAGATCTGGAGCGTCTGCTGGACTGCGCCGTTCAGTTCAGCTCTGAGTGGCTGCACAACAAACTGCGTGGCCATGGGCTGCACCCCCAGGTGTACCAGAAGgagcagtgtccccaggggcATCCCCTCATGAAGGGCACTTTTGGACCCTCGGGTGGCTTCAAGAGACTTACGTGGTGGTGCCCTCAGTGCCAGCCTGCGGTGCTGCCAGGGGATGGGGACCCTTCCCCAGTCACTGAGTGA